From one Humulus lupulus chromosome 8, drHumLupu1.1, whole genome shotgun sequence genomic stretch:
- the LOC133795664 gene encoding AT-hook motif nuclear-localized protein 23-like, translating to MDDYKRRDLKNVKVASNDSRDMLPRSGGCKNRFSISCQPQQSLNVDDNDDDDDNNNFEPHSGGGFDLISGHHQNSGDMASRCPRGRPPSSMNKPKSSMIITRESANTLRAHILEVGSCCNVFDFVATYARKRQRGICVLSRSGTVTNITFRQLAAAGFVVTLHGRFEIISLSGSFLPSPAPPGATSLTVFLAGGQGQVVGGNVVGALIAAGSAIVIASSFTNVAYDSFFVTFYSFHVT from the exons ATGGACG ACTACAAGAGGAGAGATCTGAAGAATGTAAAGGTGGCCTCAAATGACTCCAGAGACATGCTACCCCGTTCAGGAGGATGTAAAAACAGA TTTTCCATTTCATGTCAACCGCAACAGTCACTCAACGTCGATGACAATGACGACGACGACGACAACAACAACTTTGAACCCCACTCAGGTGGGGGCTTTGATCTCATCTCGGGTCATCATCAAAACTCCGGTGATATGGCCTCACGCTGCCCCAGAGGCCGACCACCTAGCTCGATGAACAAGCCAAAGTCATCGATGATCATCACACGAGAGAGCGCAAACACTCTCCGGGCCCACATCTTGGAGGTCGGAAGCTGCTGCAACGTCTTTGACTTTGTCGCCACCTATGCCCGGAAGCGGCAGCGTGGGATTTGTGTCCTTAGCAGAAGCGGCACCGTCACCAACATCACGTTTCGGCAGCTCGCCGCAGCCGGATTCGTGGTGACCCTCCACGGAAGGTTCGAGATAATTTCCCTTTCAGGATCGTTCTTGCCCTCGCCTGCGCCACCGGGCGCCACCAGCCTCACTGTATTTTTGGCCGGTGGACAAGGTCAGGTGGTTGGTGGGAATGTTGTTGGAGCCTTAATTGCAGCCGGTTCGGCCATTGTGATAGCTTCCTCTTTCACGAACGTGGCATATGACTCATTTTTTGTTACATTTTACTCATTTCATGTTACGTAA